In the Clavelina lepadiformis chromosome 8, kaClaLepa1.1, whole genome shotgun sequence genome, one interval contains:
- the LOC143469283 gene encoding aminopeptidase N-like → MGGFDSIDGRNSSSTKGKVVLSKGAVVAYVIVTIIIIVTVGLLAGLLPKRGEIDCPPVDKPVETTASSGVIVSTGADQTSPSGPTGPWADVRLPKNLVPLHYVVDLQPDLEPVSTDYYVFNGTSSVDFTVKNATSYIIIHSNKLNYSVVIVKEIETGMEQSSSFSIYEPNQFLVVEMNAELVVGKNYTLSTVFMGELADDLGGLYRSSYTNAANESIVIATTQMQPTDARKAFPCFDEPAMKATFDIKLWHKDPYFALSNMPNITTEVIDGDWKRTTFNTTPIMSTYLLAFVVCDFDSVENATSKVQARIYGRPEQIANGNGDYARDITPVILEHFETFFKVAYPLPKTDQIAVPDFAAGAMENWGLVIYRETALLYDSMINSASNKQRVAVVVAHELAHQWFGNLISPAWWDELWLNEGFASYVEYIGTNAVEPTWRMNDQFVVSDLHSAMNVDGLTSSRPIVAENVETPSDINALFDTISYSKGACIIRMINHFVGDDAFKLGLMNYLNEFEYGTVTHKELFQYWGNAVATTPGVENPPVGFSNAMNTWILQMGYPVVNMKRESTTSTNVKLTQERFLLDPNAKLDEPTSPYSYVWDVPFWYLSEDETSKTLLWLNDADVTLTVPAGKYFIGNYEAFGYYRVNYDDKNWQLITIKLKNDFEAIDVRSRAQLIDDAFQLARAKRLDYTIPLGLTEFLRSDFDYLPWESALDAIAYLVRMLGRSKAYGPLSTYMLDLVGPLYNNLTWIDGGSHLEQYQRINAIGTACGYGHPGCVQNATDKFNEWRTTGSNSITPNLRTTVYCNAIANGGSEEWDFAWEKYRNESNSQEKAKLEYSLACTRTPWIIRRFLDYVLDDTYVRKQDASSIFQDLCYNEYARDMTWDFIRQEWDFIYNVYGTGFFSFSGIINSCTSHFSTDFELQQLLDFKDTNGDKLGSGVASVEQAIESTNTNIQWRKDNEEVIFMWLSDEVSSL, encoded by the exons ATGGGAGGTTTTGACTCTATTGATGGCCGTAACTCGTCATCCACCAAAGGAAAAGTCGTTTTAAGCAAAGGGGCAGTTGTAGCTTATGTCATCGTAACTATAATAATTATAG TGACGGTTGGCTTGCTGGCCGGTTTATTGCCAAAAAGAGGCGAAATAGATTGTCCTCCGGTTGACAAACCAGTCGAAACGACCGCCTCATCCGGTGTCATCGTATCCACCGGCGCCGACCAAACGTCCCCTAGCGGACCGACTGGACCGTGGGCAGACGTTCGCCTCCCAAAGAATCTTGTGCCTTTGCACTATGTAGTGGACCTGCAGCCCGACTTAGAGCCAGTTTCTACCGATTATTATGTCTTTAATGGAACAAGTTCGGTTGATTTTACTGTGAAGAATGCCACTAGCTATATCATTATACACAGCAATAAGCTTAACTACAGTGTGGTGATTGTAAAAGAAATTGAAACG GGGATGGAGCAATCATCATCTTTTTCAATATATGAGCCAAATCAGTTCCTAGTTGTTGAAATGAATGCAGAGCTGGTAGTAGGGAAAAATTACACGCTATCCACAGTTTTCATGGGCGAACTGGCAGACGACCTTGGTGGCTTATACCGCAGCTCCTACACAAACGCAGCTAACGAGTCCAT TGTGATAGCAACGACGCAAATGCAGCCAACCGATGCAAGAAAAGCGTTTCCGTGTTTCGACGAGCCAGCCATGAAAGCAACTTTCGACATAAAGCTTTGGCACAAAGACCCTTACTTCGCTCTTTCCAACATGCCCAATATTACAACGGAG GTCATTGATGGCGACTGGAAAAGAACGACGTTTAATACAACACCAATTATGAGCACCTATCTTTTGGCCTTTGTCGTTTGTGATTTTGATTCTGTAGAAAATGCGACATCAAAAGTGCAG GCACGAATCTACGGAAGACCCGAGCAAATAGCAAATGGAAACGGCGATTATGCCAGAGACATCACACCTGTGATACTGGAGCACTTTGAAACATTCTTTAAAGTGGCTTATCCCCTCCCGAAAACAG ACCAAATAGCGGTGCCTGATTTTGCTGCTGGCGCCATGGAAAACTGGGGACTGGTCATCTACCGCGAAACGGCGCTGTTGTACGACTCAATGATTAATTCTGCTTCAAACAAACAGAGGGTGGCGGTAGTGGTTGCTCACGAGCTGGCTCATCaa TGGTTTGGAAATTTGATCAGTCCTGCTTGGTGGGATGAACTTTGGCTAAACGAAGGGTTTGCAAGTTACGTGGAATACATCGGAACAAACGCAGTGGAACCAACGTGGAGAATG AACGACCAGTTTGTCGTCAGTGACTTGCACAGCGCAATGAACGTGGATGGTCTGACCTCGTCGCGACCAATTGTTGCTGAGAATGTGGAAACGCCATCTGACATAAACGCTCTGTTTGATACGATTTCATACAGCAAGGGTGCTTGTATCATCCGGATGATAAATCATTTTGTTGGGGACGATGCTTTTAAGCTGGGGCTGATG AATTATTTGAATGAGTTCGAGTACGGCACTGTAACACACAAAGAACTGTTCCAATATTGGGGAAAC GCTGTGGCCACAACGCCTGGTGTAGAAAATCCCCCAGTGGGCTTCAGTAACGCCATGAACACCTGGATACTGCAAATGGGATATCCAGTAGTTAACATGAAACGTGAGAGCACAACTTCCACCAACGTAAAACTAACCCAGGAAAGATTTCTCCTGGATCCAAACGCAAAGTTAGACGAACCAACCAGCCCGTACAG TTACGTATGGGATGTGCCTTTCTGGTACCTGTCTGAAGACGAAACAAGCAAGACGTTGTTGTGGTTGAATGATGCAG ATGTTACTCTTACCGTTCCGGCCGGAAAATACTTTATTGGGAACTACGAAGCGTTCGGATATTATAGAGTAAATTATGACGACAAAAACTGGCAGTTAATAACAATCAAGCTAAAGAACGATTTTGAG GCTATCGACGTTAGAAGCAGAGCTCAGTTGATAGACGATGCCTTCCAACTGGCCAG AGCAAAACGACTGGACTACACTATTCCTCTTGGACTCACTGAGTTTTTACGTTCCGATTTCGACTATCTTCCTTGGGAGAGCGCATTGGATGCCATCGCGTACTTGGTTCGAATGCTAGGAAGATCAAAGGCGTACGGACCTTTGTCT ACATACATGCTGGATCTGGTGGGACCATTATACAATAACTTGACTTGGATAGATGGAGGATCTCACTTAGAGCA GTATCAGAGAATCAATGCAATTGGCACTGCGTGTGGCTATGGCCACCCTGGATGCGTCCAAAACGCAACAGACAAGTTTAACGAATGGAGAACCACCGGAAGCAACAG CATCACACCAAATCTTCGGACAACCGTGTACTGCAACGCAATAGCAAACGGAGGCAGTGAGGAATGGGATTTTGCGTGGGAGAAATATAGAAATGAGTCAAATTCTCAAGAAAAGGCGAAGTTGGAGTACTCCCTTGCGTGCACGCGCACGCCCTGGATAATTAGGCG GTTTTTGGATTACGTATTGGACGATACCTACGTGAGAAAGCAGGACGCCTCTTCGATATTTCAAGATCTTTGTTATAACGAGTACGCACGTGACATGACGTGGGACTTCATTCGACAAGAATGGGATTTTATTTACAACGT ATATGGAACAGGATTTTTCTCGTTCAGTGGAATTATCAACAGCTGTACATcacatttttcaactgattttgAGCTCCAACAG CTACTAGACTTCAAGGATACCAACGGTGACAAACTCGGCTCCGGTGTAGCATCGGTTGAGCAAGCAATCGAGTCTACGAACACCAACATCCAATGGAGGAAGGACAATGAGGAGGTCATATTTATGTGGTTATCAGATGAAGTCAGCAGCCTCTAA
- the LOC143469827 gene encoding aminopeptidase Ey-like gives MGTQSDEQEQKKRVSVRKAALVAWIIVTTCLLIVVIALSIVLAEKTTSKPSNETAVKKNPNKSSSSDFPPVPWSSLRLPKNITPYHYVIDLQPHLTPGPNGTFIFNGTSSVEFVVTNSTKYVILHSKKLVYSAVTLFNDEGQNVTSNHKLYKKHQYLIVEAKTDLEAGRHYNLTTEFYGNLSDDNAGLYRGNYTNTAGETIVMASSQLESTEARKVFPCFDEPALKATFDVFLRHKDPNYALSNMPNISTEVMQHGWKRTRFDRTPKMSTYLLAFVVCRFDYVEQEGVKYDYQTRVFARPSEIAKGNGDYASKVAPAVLKYFEESLNVSYKLPKSDQIAVPHFNSGAMENWGLVIYRETALLYNPDINSAFNKRRVATVIAHELAHQWFGNLVSPQWWNELWLNEGFASYFEYLGVNAVEPSWKIHDQFVMLDMHRAMLTDGYTSSRPIVSDNIETPSQIRSIFDAISYSKGACILRMINEFMGDEAFFLGLKNYLEELSYSSANHSQLFHYWEQALESLSVSQANRPPGNFLDSMNTWVLQNGLPVVTAERESATSTNVVLRQERFLVKPTQNMTSAENSSYSWAIPFWYATQGNLHKNLKWINKNSSVDEITVPVDKYFIGNYEAFGYYRVNYDQRNWESIVEQLHLDHTVINVKSRGQLLDDAFNLARSKRLGYDTAFRLTTFLRNDLDYVTWECALEATAHIPSILERSETYGLYRKYLSYLVEPLYNDVTWTDDGGQQRQFQRANAIEVACANGNKHCVETAGKLFKEWQTTGVNKISPILKYITYCTAISAGGEEEWDFAWERYLNESNSQEKLKVGYALTCTTISWIAQRFLNRIVNDTYVKKQDASFFLRYLCYKEATRDITWRFIQQEWDYLYNTYGKGLFSFSGIIYACTGKFSTKIELQQLEDFQKAKSDQLGSASAVVDGSIERAKTYIQWREDHEETVHNWLKTEVERIKSA, from the exons ATGGGAACTCAAAGTGATGAGCAAGAACAGAAAAAGAGGGTTTCTGTGAGAAAAGCAGCGCTTGTTGCTTGGATAATAGTAACAACATGCCTCTTAA TTGTGGTCATCGCGCTGAGTATAGTTCTTGCGGAAAAAACGACAAGCAAGCCCAGCAATGAGACGGCAGTAAAAAAGAATCCAAATAAAAGCAGCTCATCCGACTTTCCTCCGGTACCTTGGTCTAGTCTTCGTCTTCCAAAGAATATAACTCCCTACCATTACGTGATTGATCTGCAACCACACTTGACTCCAGGACCAAACGGGACTTTCATATTCAATGGAACGAGTTCGGTGGAGTTTGTGGTTACGAACAGCACAAAATATGTCATCCTTCACAGCAAAAAACTCGTATACAGCGCAGTTACCTTGTTCAACGATGAG GGTCAAAATGTAACGTCGAATCATAAGTTATACAAAAAACATCAGTACTTGATAGTAGAAGCAAAAACAGACTTGGAAGCTGGAAGACATTACAACCTGACCACCGAGTTTTATGGTAACTTGTCGGATGACAATGCGGGGTTGTACAGAGGAAATTACACAAACACAGCTGGGGAAACAAT CGTAATGGCATCTAGTCAACTGGAGTCAACTGAAGCAAGAAAGGTTTTTCCGTGCTTCGATGAGCCGGCATTGAAAGCGACTTTTGATGTGTTTCTTCGGCACAAAGACCCCAACTACGCGCTTTCAAATATGCCAAATATTTCAACTGAG GTCATGCAACACGGCTGGAAAAGAACAAGATTTGATCGAACACCAAAGATGAGCACGTACCTTCTGGCCTTTGTTGTATGCCGCTTCGACTATGTGGAACAAGAGGGCGTGAAATACGATTATCAG ACCAGAGTCTTTGCCAGACCATCTGAAATTGCAAAAGGAAATGGGGATTACGCAAGCAAAGTGGCTCCGGCCGTTCTAAAATACTTTGAAGAGTCTCTAAATGTGTCATATAAACTACCTAAGTCAG ATCAAATAGCTGTCCCACATTTCAATTCGGGTGCAATGGAAAATTGGGGTCTAGTGATTTACCGCGAGACGGCGCTGTTGTACAATCCAGACATAAATTCAGCTTTCAACAAAAGAAGAGTCGCCACTGTCATTGCGCACGAATTGGCCCATCAG TGGTTTGGAAATCTAGTCAGTCCGCAATGGTGGAACGAGCTCTGGCTGAACGAAGGGTTCGCGTCCTACTTTGAATATCTGGGAGTGAACGCCGTTGAACCATCGTGGAAAATA CATGACCAATTTGTGATGTTGGATATGCATCGAGCGATGTTGACCGATGGTTATACGTCATCGAGGCCCATAGTGTCAGACAATATCGAAACTCCGTCCCAGATCAGGAGTATTTTTGACGCCATATCCTACAGCAAGGGAGCATGCATCCTCCGAATGATAAACGAGTTTATGGGAGATGAGGCCTTTTTTCTTGGACTAAAA AATTATCTTGAGGAGCTCTCGTACAGCTCGGCCAATCACAGCCAGCTTTTTCACTACTGGGAGCAG GCGTTGGAATCGCTCTCCGTATCGCAGGCGAATCGACCCCCGGGTAATTTTCTCGACTCTATGAATACTTGGGTGCTTCAAAATGGTTTACCGGTTGTCACAGCAGAAAGGGAAAGTGCTACGTCAACGAACGTAGTTTTGCGTCAAGAGCGCTTTCTTGTCAAACCCACACAGAATATGACGTCGGCAGAAAACAGTTCTTACAG CTGGGCTATACCTTTCTGGTACGCGACACAGGGAAATCTCCACAAAAACCTTAAATGGATCAACAAAAATTCTTCAG TTGATGAAATAACGGTCCCGGTTGATAAATATTTCATCGGGAACTATGAGGCATTCGGGTATTACAGGGTAAACTACGACCAACGTAACTGGGAAAGTATCGTTGAACAACTTCATCTTGATCATACA GTGATAAACGTTAAGTCCAGAGGTCAACTACTAGATGACGCCTTTAACTTAGCGAG GTCGAAGCGTTTGGGTTACGACACGGCCTTCCGTCTTACAACTTTTCTACGGAATGATCTTGATTACGTGACTTGGGAATGCGCCTTGGAAGCTACAGCCCACATTCCCAGCATTCTTGAAAGATCAGAGACATACGGTTTGTACCGG AAATACCTTTCATATCTGGTGGAGCCTTTGTACAATGACGTCACTTGGACAGACGACGGGGGACAACAGAGGCA ATTTCAACGAGCAAACGCGATCGAGGTTGCGTGCGCGAACGGAAACAAACATTGCGTGGAAACAGCAGGAAAACTATTCAAAGAATGGCAAACCACAGGAGTTAACAA GATCAGTCCAATTTTGAAGTACATCACCTACTGCACGGCCATCTCTGCTGGGGGAGAAGAAGAATGGGATTTCGCTTGGGAGCGCTACCTCAACGAGAGCAACTCGcaggaaaaattaaaagtcGGATACGCACTGACGTGCACCACAATCTCTTGGATTGCCCAGAG ATTTCTAAACCGAATTGTCAACGACACGTACGTGAAAAAGCAAGATGCATCATTTTTTCTTCGCTATCTCTGCTACAAGGAGGCAACTCGCGATATCACATGGAGATTTATACAGCAGGAATGGGACTATCTGTATAACAC GTACGGGAAAGGATTATTCTCATTCAGCGGGATCATCTATGCTTGCACGGGGAAGTTCTCAACGAAAATTGAACTGCAGCAG TTGGAAGACTTTCAAAAGGCGAAATCGGATCAGTTAGGCTCAGCAAGCGCAGTTGTCGATGGCTCCATAGAGCGAGCGAAAACTTATATACAATGGAGAGAAGACCACGAAGAAACCGTACACAACTGGCTCAAGACGGAAGTGGAACGAATAAAAAGTGCTTGA
- the LOC143469585 gene encoding carbonic anhydrase-like — translation MNILNTLFFVAVVGILADATLGASWSYGDIPAWATNYATCATQQQSPIDIVHDDAIVDTTLGDFTHALFDAPPQTMTIKNPGYTVQIDLTGGYTIDDPSLLSGVFKAAQFHLHWGNSSSAGSEHLFNGNQYWGELHIVHYNTKYPDLGTAANESDGLAVLGFFITKDYPQDNTAVQRMIQPLTEDRVNYNSESESYTTTFSMETFLPNNISVYYRYQGSLTTPPCYESVMWTVFSEPIRISTAQANIFETRIFSADRGTSNPDLVNNNYRPAQLLNGRTVFRSTQCSGTGSFSMPTFHFVALCATVIGLIIVR, via the exons atgaacATCTTGAATACACTATTCTTTGTCGCAGTTGTAGGCATTTTAGCAG ATGCAACGTTGGGTGCAAGTTGGTCCTACGGCG ACATTCCCGCCTGGGCGACGAATTATGCAACATGCGCCACTCAACAACAGTCGCCCATTGACATTGTGCACGACGATGCGATCGTAGATACGACGCTGGGTGATTTCACTCACGCCTTGTTTGATGCGCCCCCACAAACCATGACGATAAAGAACCCTGGTTATACTG TTCAAATTGACTTGACTGGcggttacaccatcgatgaCCCCAGCCTTCTTTCTGGAGTATTTAAG GCCGCCCAATTTCATTTACACTGGGGGAACTCTAGTTCAGCAGGGTCTGAGCATTTATTCAACGGCAACCAGTACTGGGGCGAGCTTCACATCGTACATTACAACACCAAGTATCCAGACCTTGGAACGGCAGCAAATGAATCTGATGGTTTGGCTGTGCTCGGGTTTTTTATAACg AAAGATTATCCTCAAGACAACACTGCCGTTCAACGAATGATACAACCACTAACAGAAGACCGGGTTAATTATAACAGCGAAAGTGAATCCTACACAACCACTTTTTCAATGGAAACATTTCTACCAAACAATATATCCGTGTACTATCGTTACCA GGGTTCTTTGACGACTCCACCGTGTTATGAGAGCGTGATGTGGACGGTTTTCAGTGAACCAATTCGCATTTCAACTGCACAA GCCAACATATTTGAGACAAGAATTTTTAGTGCCGACCGTGGTACGAGCAACCCAGATCTGGTAAACAACAACTACCGACCTGCCCAGCTTCTCAACGGTCGTACCGTGTTTCGTTCCACCCAATGCTCAGGAACCGGCTCGTTCTCGATGCCAACTTTTCATTTTGTCGCTCTGTGCGCCACAGTCATTGGTTTGATTATTGTGCGCTAA